In Pseudomonadota bacterium, the DNA window CTTTGTTACATCAGTAAGGCTTCCAAGCGAAATACAGATATTGTCCTTTGAAAAGGTTTCGATATTAGCCTGGTCTTTAAGCCATTTAATATTATTATTTTTTAGGGCAATCTTATAAACAGCTTCTACAAAGCCTTTTTTTTTACTTTCTTCCCGCAATCCGTCCTGCCAACCTTGCAGTTCCTTTCCCGGTATAATTTCCTCCTTAATTTCATTATTTAAATCCTTATATTTATAAACCCGGCGGTCAATAATTCGCTTGCGGAAAACCTCGGCTATTTCGGTATACTTACATTCAAGCAATTTAACGAATTCCGCTCCTGCGAATTCATACCAGATAATTTTTTCATTTTCATTCCATGCGGCAATATATGGAATCACCGGAGCGCCTGAATCTTCAAATGCCTTAAAGGCCATGATATATCCGGCTACTTTTTCCTTGATTTCAGGAGAATAATTACCCTCTAATATTCTGCCGTAATAATGTCGATCAGGGGGATTGGGTTGATTATTAACGCTCATGCGAGTGCCTCCGATAAGAAATGAATATTCAGGATAGAAATATAATTGTGTTTGATTATCCTGCCTTCAAGTAAATTGTCAATACCTAAAGGGTAGTTATCTAATAGATGGAGACATTAACCATACTAATAAAATATAGCCTGAATATTTTAAGCTCATCATAGCTTATTTTACCTTCAAGATTATCAAAAACAGGTTTTAAAAACTCCGTGCCAAGTTTATGAAATGTATCAAGTATTATTTTATGCTGTTTTGAAGAAATTTCCGATACTTCAAGTATCCCATCTGATCTTAATTTATGGCCTGATTGCTGATACTTGATAAGATGATCAATAGCCGTAACTCTTTTTATGTTAAACAACTTCATAATTTCCTGTATGGATTTTCCTGAATTGTATACTTCTCCGATAATAATGTATCTTTTCTTCTCTGTTTTCAGGGAAGGTTTTGGCATAGGTGGCAGTACTGATAGTTTTTTAAGAGGGCCTATTTCAATTTGGTTTTCATCACAGTAGCTGCCAATGATATCTAAAAAACAGGAGCCGTATTTCTTATGTTTTACAGATCCTACTCCATGTATGTGAAGCAGAGTTTCATCAGAACGCGGATAAAATGTCGCCATTTCCATCAGTGTTTTATCCGAAAATATTACGTAAGGAGGCACGCCCGCTTTATCAGCAAGTTCTTTTCTCTTCTTTCTAAGCTTTTCAAATAATGCATGATCATATTTATATTCCGTATCTTTTTCCTTCTGCTTTATATATCTTACACGTTCTTCTTCGATCATTCCAAAGACTTTTTCTTTCCCTTTAAAAACATCATAAGCCTTCTCGGCAAGCTTTAGCCCACCATATTTTGCATCCTGAATCATTAATCCTTTACTTATGAATTGTCTGGCAAGATGAAACCATTGTTTCCTTGAATAATCTTGTCCTATCCCATAAGTTGACAATTTTTCATGTTCGAAATTATATACTTTTTGTGATTGTGAACCACGCAGAACATCGATAATATGATTTATTCCAAACATCTCATTGGTACGCTTAACACATGAAAGAAACTTCTGAGCCAAAACTGTTATATCTACAAGGTTTCTGTCTCCAGCAAGGCAGTTGTCACACATATCGCATTTTTTTGCATGATAGTCTTCGCCAAAATATGTAAGTAAAGGCCGTCGACGGCATGTTTGGGTTTCGGTAAACTGCAAAAGAGCATTAAGATGGATATTTGCAATCTGCTGTTCATCTTTACTTTTCTGGTTTATAAAATACTTAATTTTCCGAATATCACCATAGCTAAATAGCAACAGACAGAAAGATTTTAAGCCGTCTCGTCCGGCACGGCCGATTTCCTGATAATAAGTTTCAATGCTTTTAGGAAGATCAAAGTGAATGACAAAACGCACATTCGGCTTGTTTATTCCCATTCCAAAAGCGATAGTAGCAACAATAATCTGGACATCATCTTTTATAAACAATTCCTGATTTTCTGCGCGTTCTTTGTCGGACAAGCCTGCATGATATGGCTTTACGGAATAACCGGAATCTTTTAATACTTCATACAGATCATTAACTTGCCTGCGGGAAAAACAATAAATAATACCTGATTCCCCCAAACGGCCTGAGAGAAAATCCATAGTTTGCGATACCGGATCATCTTTAGGAATAATATCAATAAAAAGATTTTTTCTGTCAAAGCTTGCAACAAATTCATTTGAAACATCAAAACCAAGGTTGGATTTTATATCTTCCCGAACCCTTTGTGTGGCCGTTGCCGTAAGGGCAATACACGTTGCAGAAGGAAAACGGGTTCTTACATCTGCAAGCTGCCTGTATTCAGGCCTAAAATCGTGTCCCCATTCCGAAATGCAGTGGGCTTCATCAATTGCCATACAATCAATTTGAAGTGAGGAAAGAAGGGACAGAGTTGCTTTAGATAAAAGATTTTCGGGGGCAAGGTAGAGCAGTTTTACTTTGTTTTTCTTTAAAAGCTCAACATTTCGGCTATATTCTTCACCGGATAAAGTACTGTTTAAAAACAATGCCGAAACGCCAAGTTCGGTTAATTGCTCCACCTGATCTTTCATCAAAGAAATAAGGGGTGAAACTACAATGGTCAGGCCTTCAAATATAAGAGCCGGGATCTGATAACAAAGTGATTTGCCGCCTCCTGTGGGCATAATAACCAGAGAGTCTCTTTTGTTAAGAACATTTTCTATGATTTTATTTTGATGAGATCTGAATTCGCTATACCCGAATACTTCACCAAGAATTTTTTTTGCACTGTCTGTCATAATATACAATATACCGTATTCTTTTATTAATATAAAATCGTAATAATTCAATCCCATCCAATCAATATTATCAATTTAGCATGGTTGAAGTATAAATTTAAATAGTTGCCTAAAATGGTAGGATATTAATAAGCCAAAAAACGCATTTTTACAAGCCCATCAATGTCAAACAGTTGAAAAATGATGTTAGTATTTGAATATTCATAAGCTGAATAAATAATATCCTTTTTCATTTTTCTTTGTATTGAAATAATTTTGATATGGAAATATTTTCTTTTTAAGGATCACAACAAAGATCAGCAAAACTAAGTTTATCGTAACACCTACCCAAACAGAGCCTGGGTCTTCCTGATAACCTCTGAATGAATCTAAGATCCCTTTTAAGCAGAAGAATGCCAGGATGAAATAGCCCACAGCATTTTTTTTATAAATCCAATAGAGAATTACACCCGGAATTAACAATCCAATTAAAAGAACGATAATTATACCAACAGACGGCAATGATAGCAATTGAGGCAACAGCGCAACAAGCCCTATGACTGATAGTACTCCATAGACTGATAAAAGCATATTATTAGCTATTAAATATTTATCTGCAAACTGTTCCTCAGGAATGTATGACAGGTATCGTGAACCTTTTTTTGCATCCCCTCCCCTGTTTAGATATTTTTTCAATGCCTCATCCTTAGAGATTCCGTTTTTTATATCCTTCCTCAGTTCCTTCATCTGTTCCTCCTGAATATTTAATGCTCATACTGATCAAGCATATTACATATGTCCAATACTATTATTGGCAACCTCTTGTTAGAAAGCTATTTTAATGCTTACCGCCTGTTCTATCCCCCGAATACCCATGTTGAACGCTTTTTATTTCATGCAATTGAAATCCAGGCAATAAGTATCAACAAAGACACCAATGTAACCGGGATTCCAACGGCGGCATGTTTTAAAAACGATATTTTGATATTAAAATTTGAAGCTTGTTCTACTACAATCAAATTAGCAATGCTGCCCAATAAAAACAGGTTTCCGGCAAAAGTACTTGAGGTTGCCAATGTATACCATTGAGCCGGTTCTAAAGGATCAAGAAAACGTATCAGCAACATTGCTGCCGGCACATTGCTGAATAAATTGCTCAATATCGCAGACAATCCGGTTAATGCAGGCAGATTATACATCTGCATTCCAATACCGGCAAGTTTGTTCATTACAATTTCTATATAACCGCTCTGTGAAACACCCTGGATAATAATAAAAAGTGCGCAAAATAATGTGATTAGGTGCCAATCCACCAGACCGGTAATTTCTCTGGTTTTAATTTTACGGCTGCATAATAAAACCCCGGCAATGCCTATGGCTGATATTTCCCTTGGTATTGAAGAAAAAAATAATGCGATGAGCACAAGTACTGCAAAGAGTCCTTTTGTGGTCTGCCATTTATTAAAAGGCTGTTGTGATTGGTTATGGCTAGTTGATATAACTTTTCCCGGTTCATAGATTCTTTTCCGGTATATTAATAATATGATAAAATAACTGACTAAAAGAGCAAGCAGAGATGGAGGAGCGCACCAATAGAAGAATTCTAAAAAATCAAGATGACCGGCCTGGCCGATAAGAATATTTTGTGGATTTCCGATTATTGTTGCTGCTGAGCCGATATTGCTTGAAACTGCAAGTCCGATAAGAAATGGAAGTGGATTCAGTTTCGCTTCAATCAATGAGAAAGCCAATATCGGAGTAAAAGCAAAGCACACAATATCATTAGCAAGTATTGCAGATAATAAAGCGCTCACTATCATGGTAACAAATAATGAGAGTTTAGGCCGGGAATAAAAGGGCACTATTTTCAATGCAACCCATGTGTAAAAGCCCCCAAGCCGGAGTTGTGCTGAAATAATCATTAAAGAATAAAGCAGAAGAATAGTAGGAAGATCAATTGATCTGAATGCACTTTCCGGTGTCAGAATACCAAAAACTATCATACCGATTGCACCAAGAACTGCAAAGCCAACCCGATCAATGCTGAACCTTGGGATTTTCCCAAGGGCAATACCCAAATATGCAAGACAAAAAATGGCGATAGCTATCATATTAGTGTCATATTGTTATATAAAAGCTCATCCGGGTTTCGGGAAATAAGAGCTCCTGATCCGGCAAGCACATTCAAATAGCGGTTGCTCCAACGACTGCTCTGTACCAGCGTAGTTATTGCCAACTTTCCGCCATCTGTTAATACACGTTTTATTTCACTCAAGGCTGTTTTGACATCATCTATACAATGCAGAAGATTTAGTGAAATAACAGTATGGAAAACATTATCCTTGAATGGTAACTTTAATGCGTCGGCGTGTAAAAAGAACATGTTTTCAGCTATCTTCCCGTTAAGTTTCTCAAGCCGGGATTTGCCCTTTATTAACAACTTCAAGGGCTGATCCAGAAACACAACTGGCCGGTTCGAAATATTTGCATAGTTTTCTGCTGTAAATGCCAGGGAACCACATGCAAGATCCAGAACCCAACCTTCAGACGAAGAAGAAAGCATATCTTCACATAATGTGGCATAATCTTTTGTGGAGTACCCCCACATTAGCCAGTTATAAATACGATTGCAGGCCACAAGGTCATAAATCGTAGAAGCACCCATGCTGTCAAAAACGCCGGGTGTTTCTCCAATAGGATAGACTGAATAAAGATTTGGTTCGATAAAATTCAGTTTTACTTCCTCATGAATTATTTCAGACAGCGTGCGAAGTTCAGACATTTTTTTGTTTCTCCATAGACAAGCGCAAACAGGCATACTTACTGGTTGGGGCAAAGCGGCAGTAAAGCCCCAATCCATGTAATGTATGAGGTTATGCCTTTTTTATTGATATAAGCTTTGCGAAAGCCAAATAATTAAAAAAGATTCCATAAACGGCCCATTTAAGCCAATTCATTTTTTTCCAATATGCTAAGGAACTACACAATATTGCCATCAACGGTGAGCCTATTAGAATTGACAACACAATCGGATGAACTACCTTCCATCTAAATATTTGATATCTGGCATCATAGTAATCAACAATTCCAAAAAACTGCCCGATAAATTCGAATTTTATGTTAACGAGCAATAGGATTGAGAGGGAAATATAACCAATTATAAAAACAGAATCTTGTTGCGAGCCATTAAATCTAAATTTATCTATAATCTTACTGGCCACACCAAACCGTATATCTACAGTAAAAAGTACAATTAAAAAGCAAATGTAAAAAAATATAACGAAATCCGCAAAGCCAAAAGCTGTCCACCATTTTATAGATTCTGGGAACATATTTATTACCTATGTAAACTCAATAAGCATAACAATAAACTTATCGGCAGGAAGGGGAAAGCAAGTCGCAAAATAAATGATCAAGACAAAAATATGTTTGAAATGAAATGCATCGACCCTTACTGTCGTGTAAAAAAGTGTCTGGTTGTCAGTATCAGCATCATCAATAGCAACAAAGATTTATTCTGGGATTTGTAATTCATCCCATAAATCTGGGTATTCGTCCTCTTTTCTAGTTATCTCAACAAAAACGTAACCATATTTTGTATTAAACTTCCACCGTTCCCATTGATCAAGTTCCGTTTCTGCGAACCGCTTTAATAAGGAAAATAATGTTTTATAATCATTATCAGATAATTTCTGTTGAATCATTATTTCAATCCTTACTTGCCAACCGAATGAAACTGCGTGACGCGTCGTACTTCGCGCCTAACGGGCCTTACAAGCTATTACATTGCTGTTTCGCATCCGCTTGGATGATATTTATTATTAAGCATTAGTTGCATTGTGCTTCACCTAATTTAATCCATTTACCAGTACTATTAAGTTTACCAATATCGATTACCTGTACCCAAACTTTTTTATCCTTAAAACCTTCATTATATAGTACTTGGCAAACATATTGAGCGTAACCGTTCCTATTTGTTCCGTCATTAAAGACACCAACCTTAAATATGTTAGAGGCAGTCCATAAAGCATCTTTAGTGGTAGGCTCTTCATCACTTTCGAATAACTTTACAACTTTTTGGTGCTGTGAACTGTATTCATCGGAATATAAAATGGATGGGAAAATGAGAATCATAACAAGCAAGAATAATATCAGAATCGTATTAATTTTCATGATCACTCCTGTATAGATGCCTACCCATTGATTATCAGGTCAATTTTCCCTGATAATAAGATATTCATGTGGTTTTCAGACACA includes these proteins:
- the recQ gene encoding DNA helicase RecQ; the protein is MTDSAKKILGEVFGYSEFRSHQNKIIENVLNKRDSLVIMPTGGGKSLCYQIPALIFEGLTIVVSPLISLMKDQVEQLTELGVSALFLNSTLSGEEYSRNVELLKKNKVKLLYLAPENLLSKATLSLLSSLQIDCMAIDEAHCISEWGHDFRPEYRQLADVRTRFPSATCIALTATATQRVREDIKSNLGFDVSNEFVASFDRKNLFIDIIPKDDPVSQTMDFLSGRLGESGIIYCFSRRQVNDLYEVLKDSGYSVKPYHAGLSDKERAENQELFIKDDVQIIVATIAFGMGINKPNVRFVIHFDLPKSIETYYQEIGRAGRDGLKSFCLLLFSYGDIRKIKYFINQKSKDEQQIANIHLNALLQFTETQTCRRRPLLTYFGEDYHAKKCDMCDNCLAGDRNLVDITVLAQKFLSCVKRTNEMFGINHIIDVLRGSQSQKVYNFEHEKLSTYGIGQDYSRKQWFHLARQFISKGLMIQDAKYGGLKLAEKAYDVFKGKEKVFGMIEEERVRYIKQKEKDTEYKYDHALFEKLRKKRKELADKAGVPPYVIFSDKTLMEMATFYPRSDETLLHIHGVGSVKHKKYGSCFLDIIGSYCDENQIEIGPLKKLSVLPPMPKPSLKTEKKRYIIIGEVYNSGKSIQEIMKLFNIKRVTAIDHLIKYQQSGHKLRSDGILEVSEISSKQHKIILDTFHKLGTEFLKPVFDNLEGKISYDELKIFRLYFISMVNVSIY
- a CDS encoding anion transporter — encoded protein: MIAIAIFCLAYLGIALGKIPRFSIDRVGFAVLGAIGMIVFGILTPESAFRSIDLPTILLLYSLMIISAQLRLGGFYTWVALKIVPFYSRPKLSLFVTMIVSALLSAILANDIVCFAFTPILAFSLIEAKLNPLPFLIGLAVSSNIGSAATIIGNPQNILIGQAGHLDFLEFFYWCAPPSLLALLVSYFIILLIYRKRIYEPGKVISTSHNQSQQPFNKWQTTKGLFAVLVLIALFFSSIPREISAIGIAGVLLCSRKIKTREITGLVDWHLITLFCALFIIIQGVSQSGYIEIVMNKLAGIGMQMYNLPALTGLSAILSNLFSNVPAAMLLIRFLDPLEPAQWYTLATSSTFAGNLFLLGSIANLIVVEQASNFNIKISFLKHAAVGIPVTLVSLLILIAWISIA
- a CDS encoding class I SAM-dependent methyltransferase gives rise to the protein MSELRTLSEIIHEEVKLNFIEPNLYSVYPIGETPGVFDSMGASTIYDLVACNRIYNWLMWGYSTKDYATLCEDMLSSSSEGWVLDLACGSLAFTAENYANISNRPVVFLDQPLKLLIKGKSRLEKLNGKIAENMFFLHADALKLPFKDNVFHTVISLNLLHCIDDVKTALSEIKRVLTDGGKLAITTLVQSSRWSNRYLNVLAGSGALISRNPDELLYNNMTLI